From a region of the Corallococcus coralloides DSM 2259 genome:
- a CDS encoding phosphatase domain-containing protein, which yields MDLTTATTKLQALRRDMTGHTDRNDERRILDLLEGATSEELNFLLSNVDLVRLLSDLDDRLVGPDHHTELLDLLCTRRAAELSLPVRASLATALQKGATHAQAEARLRDLFLGLKGRELTGFKNLLEAGGEYHDLHKLVFDDVDDVVLRAELLTHFQREADAFPSGENKVLSDIDDTFFANWVDKRYPPKTVYPGVLAFYQELDRGPGIIPGRAGDLVFVSARPQDPLGLIENATLDSLSKRGVPLAVMLSGSFFYLVGNTRIAQKKFENFEQYARLFPEYGFVFVGDSGQGDVEFGARMRESLPQAVRAVFIHDVVATPPEQRDAWRAKHVFFFDTYVGAAVDAFHAGVISRDGVDRIAAAATESLAAIAFSSPALRQAREAELERDLTLARALPRTQPT from the coding sequence ATGGACCTGACCACCGCGACGACGAAGCTCCAGGCGCTGCGCCGGGACATGACGGGCCACACGGACCGGAACGACGAGCGCCGCATCCTGGACCTGCTGGAGGGCGCCACCAGCGAAGAGCTGAACTTCCTCCTGTCCAACGTGGACCTGGTGCGCCTGCTGTCGGACCTGGATGACCGGCTGGTGGGCCCGGACCACCACACGGAGCTGCTGGACCTCCTGTGCACGCGCCGGGCGGCGGAGCTGTCCCTGCCGGTGCGCGCGTCCTTGGCCACCGCGCTCCAGAAGGGCGCCACGCACGCCCAGGCGGAGGCGCGGCTGCGCGACCTGTTCCTGGGGCTGAAGGGCCGCGAGCTGACCGGGTTCAAGAACCTGCTGGAGGCGGGCGGCGAGTACCACGACCTGCACAAGCTGGTGTTCGACGACGTGGATGACGTGGTGCTGCGCGCGGAGCTGCTCACCCACTTCCAGCGCGAGGCGGACGCCTTCCCCAGCGGCGAGAACAAGGTCCTGAGCGACATCGACGACACGTTCTTCGCCAACTGGGTGGACAAGCGCTACCCGCCGAAGACGGTGTACCCGGGCGTGCTCGCGTTCTACCAGGAGCTGGACCGGGGGCCGGGCATCATCCCGGGCCGCGCGGGCGACCTCGTCTTCGTGAGCGCGCGTCCGCAGGATCCGCTGGGCCTCATCGAGAACGCGACGCTGGACTCGCTGAGCAAGCGCGGCGTGCCGCTGGCGGTGATGCTCTCCGGCAGCTTCTTCTACCTCGTGGGCAACACGCGCATCGCGCAGAAGAAGTTCGAGAACTTCGAACAGTACGCGCGCCTCTTCCCCGAGTACGGCTTCGTCTTCGTGGGCGACAGCGGCCAGGGCGACGTGGAGTTCGGCGCCCGCATGCGCGAGTCCCTGCCCCAGGCGGTGCGCGCCGTGTTCATCCACGACGTGGTGGCGACGCCGCCGGAGCAGCGAGACGCCTGGCGCGCGAAGCACGTCTTCTTCTTCGACACGTACGTCGGCGCGGCGGTGGACGCGTTCCACGCGGGCGTCATCTCCCGGGACGGCGTGGACCGCATCGCCGCCGCCGCGACCGAATCGCTGGCGGCCATCGCCTTCTCCTCCCCTGCCCTGCGTCAGGCGCGCGAGGCGGAGCTGGAGCGAGACCTGACCCTGGCGCGGGCCCTGCCGCGCACGCAGCCCACTTGA